A region from the Methanomassiliicoccales archaeon genome encodes:
- a CDS encoding DUF2085 domain-containing protein, whose product MSAERLMTLLLVVMAISLTSVVVSPLTLPESSVPDLGGSIGVVDNWKELQTVPMPQRLVYLIGDVNCHQQLSRSYVLNDNQMPVCARDLGILIGLMTGVSIYLGVRRKVSWTILALFLVPMALDGGLQAISDYESSNPLRTLTGALAGFALGWGASILIDHYYRDENVPERSSEGSSQK is encoded by the coding sequence ATGTCCGCGGAGCGGCTGATGACCTTGCTGTTGGTCGTTATGGCCATCTCCTTGACCAGCGTCGTCGTTTCCCCTCTGACCTTACCAGAAAGCTCGGTTCCCGACCTCGGCGGGAGCATAGGAGTGGTGGACAATTGGAAGGAATTGCAGACCGTACCAATGCCGCAGCGCTTAGTTTATCTGATAGGGGATGTGAACTGTCATCAACAGCTCTCCAGATCCTACGTGCTGAACGACAATCAGATGCCAGTATGCGCTCGGGACCTGGGAATATTGATAGGATTGATGACCGGCGTGAGCATATATCTGGGTGTGCGACGCAAGGTCTCATGGACCATACTGGCGCTATTTTTAGTGCCCATGGCATTGGATGGCGGATTGCAGGCCATAAGCGATTACGAGTCCAGCAATCCTTTGCGCACCCTCACCGGAGCCTTGGCCGGTTTTGCGTTGGGTTGGGGAGCGAGTATATTGATCGACCACTATTATAGGGACGAAAATGTTCCCGAGAGGTCATCGGAAGGGTCGAGCCAGAAGTAA
- a CDS encoding type II/IV secretion system ATPase subunit: MTSDPLAIRLQDALPWLRRDRLIRPPFSGYWIEREAPRGWNAVDETEVLGGRIDLMTDASGLRHRYCLFPWEHLVSVEMQRKIADSILKVRSFPPKDFRGGDMELKAHVQSVVQTVDLEPDQQEEFLDAVERNTLGLGVLDVLLRDPRVEDIYVDAPCQQTRVYLTLNQAGPGHVFGRCETNLIVSENEMTGLVSRLKYRSGRPFSRSNPILETELGENQVRATALRPPLSPDGLALALRRRSDKPWTLLRLASCGAMDEVVAGLLSFLVDGRASILVCGARGSGKSSLLSSLLFEFPVDQRILVIEDTREVPVRSLQALGFKAQSILVEPAKDQDRTEAAEEALRVSLRLGESAIVVGEVRGREAMTLYESMRTGKAGSSVLGTIHGDGAQEVHDRVVNELGIPEASFASTDVIITMGLIRPGGGLGQVRRVTEVAEVVRTDEGLDFLPMLTYDGGYHLCDRVIPLVKRISSGWGMSYEEGMQNLRTRVELRRLLLQFASDDPTYLSPSSVMSANEFLWQHRDHETMDLPAAFASFLRER; this comes from the coding sequence TTGACCTCCGATCCCCTGGCGATAAGGTTGCAGGATGCCCTTCCGTGGTTACGGCGTGACAGATTGATAAGACCGCCCTTCTCCGGATACTGGATTGAGAGGGAGGCCCCTCGTGGTTGGAATGCGGTGGATGAGACCGAGGTATTGGGCGGGCGCATCGATCTCATGACCGATGCTTCCGGTCTGCGTCACCGATACTGCCTGTTCCCCTGGGAGCATTTGGTGAGCGTCGAAATGCAGAGGAAGATAGCTGACTCCATTCTGAAGGTCAGGTCGTTCCCTCCGAAAGATTTCCGAGGAGGAGACATGGAGCTGAAGGCCCATGTGCAATCGGTGGTCCAGACCGTGGACCTCGAACCAGACCAGCAGGAGGAGTTCTTGGATGCTGTGGAACGCAACACCTTGGGTTTGGGCGTCCTTGATGTTCTGCTTCGGGACCCTAGGGTGGAGGACATTTACGTTGACGCGCCGTGCCAGCAGACGCGTGTGTATTTGACATTGAACCAAGCTGGACCGGGGCACGTGTTCGGGCGTTGCGAGACCAATTTGATCGTGTCGGAGAATGAGATGACCGGACTGGTCAGTCGCCTGAAGTACCGTTCGGGAAGACCTTTCTCCCGCTCCAACCCCATACTGGAAACGGAGCTGGGCGAAAACCAGGTCAGGGCCACGGCCCTTCGCCCTCCCCTCAGCCCTGACGGACTGGCCTTGGCGCTACGCAGGCGATCGGACAAACCTTGGACGCTCCTCCGCCTGGCGAGCTGCGGTGCCATGGACGAGGTCGTGGCCGGATTGCTTTCCTTCCTAGTGGATGGACGAGCATCGATCCTGGTATGCGGGGCCAGGGGATCTGGAAAATCCTCCTTGCTGTCATCCCTGCTCTTCGAATTTCCGGTGGACCAGCGCATCCTGGTAATTGAGGACACTCGGGAAGTGCCGGTCCGTTCATTGCAGGCCTTGGGCTTCAAGGCCCAGTCGATTTTAGTGGAACCAGCCAAGGACCAGGACCGGACCGAGGCTGCGGAAGAGGCATTACGCGTTTCATTGCGCTTGGGCGAATCGGCCATAGTGGTCGGCGAGGTCCGTGGGCGAGAGGCCATGACCTTATACGAAAGCATGCGGACCGGAAAGGCTGGCTCGTCAGTACTGGGCACCATCCACGGCGATGGAGCGCAGGAGGTGCACGATCGAGTGGTCAACGAACTTGGAATACCGGAAGCCTCCTTCGCTTCGACCGATGTCATCATCACCATGGGTCTGATACGCCCGGGCGGAGGACTGGGCCAGGTACGGCGAGTGACCGAGGTGGCCGAAGTGGTCAGAACGGACGAAGGCCTGGATTTCCTACCTATGCTGACCTACGACGGCGGATACCATCTATGCGACAGGGTGATCCCCCTCGTCAAGCGGATCTCTTCCGGATGGGGCATGAGCTATGAAGAGGGTATGCAGAACTTGCGGACGCGCGTGGAACTTCGCCGGTTGCTGCTTCAGTTCGCTAGCGATGACCCCACCTACCTCTCCCCATCGAGCGTGATGTCGGCCAACGAGTTCCTTTGGCAACATCGAGATCATGAAACCATGGACCTGCCCGCGGCCTTCGCCTCTTTCCTCAGAGAGAGGTGA
- the psmB gene encoding archaeal proteasome endopeptidase complex subunit beta — MENMKTGTTTLGIVNADGVVMASEHRATMGNIIAHKEVQKVFKIDTNLGMTTAGLVGDAQVMARYLRAEVELYKLKRTTSMSVKAAATLTSNILRRGGGAYGYYYVGLIVGGYDREGGHVYSLDAAGGSIPDHYVSVGSGSLFAYGVLEDHYKKDITLDEAINLAIRALNAAMKRDSASGDGVDIITITKDGYVAVSQEEISKRASRMGINIPHPN, encoded by the coding sequence ATGGAGAATATGAAGACTGGCACTACCACATTAGGTATAGTCAACGCAGACGGCGTAGTCATGGCGTCCGAGCATCGGGCTACCATGGGTAACATTATCGCTCACAAAGAGGTCCAAAAGGTATTCAAGATCGATACCAATCTGGGCATGACCACCGCTGGACTGGTTGGAGACGCCCAGGTCATGGCACGATACCTGAGGGCAGAGGTGGAGCTTTACAAGTTGAAGAGGACCACCTCCATGAGCGTGAAGGCCGCGGCCACATTGACCTCTAACATTCTGAGAAGGGGCGGTGGCGCATACGGTTATTACTACGTGGGTCTGATCGTGGGCGGTTACGACCGAGAAGGAGGACACGTCTATTCCCTGGATGCGGCGGGCGGTTCGATACCTGATCATTATGTCAGCGTCGGTTCCGGTTCCCTATTCGCCTATGGTGTCCTTGAGGACCATTACAAGAAGGATATCACCCTGGACGAGGCCATCAACCTAGCGATACGAGCCCTGAACGCGGCTATGAAGAGGGACTCTGCCAGCGGCGACGGTGTTGATATCATTACCATCACCAAGGACGGATACGTCGCGGTGTCTCAGGAAGAGATCTCCAAGAGGGCTTCGCGTATGGGGATCAACATCCCCCACCCCAACTAA
- a CDS encoding formylmethanofuran dehydrogenase subunit E family protein, giving the protein MPEELKRLADFHGHLGPYVLLGYRMGKIARSYFPGKFFATFFTGTEPPVSCLIDGVQFSSRCTLGKGNLGVKEGGRPVVRFYDGLRSMEISPLDTVQKRIDMTNGYEAGEKLSLELNDLSDLELLIVREGGTERSDRIVKL; this is encoded by the coding sequence ATGCCCGAAGAACTGAAGAGGCTCGCCGATTTTCACGGACACCTAGGTCCCTATGTTCTGCTGGGCTACAGAATGGGGAAGATCGCTCGTTCGTACTTCCCAGGCAAGTTCTTCGCCACGTTCTTCACTGGCACCGAACCTCCGGTCTCCTGCCTCATCGACGGTGTGCAGTTCTCTTCCCGGTGCACTTTGGGAAAGGGCAATCTTGGGGTGAAGGAAGGAGGTAGGCCAGTTGTACGTTTCTATGATGGTCTAAGGTCCATGGAGATCTCCCCTTTGGATACCGTGCAAAAGAGGATCGATATGACCAACGGCTACGAGGCCGGAGAGAAACTGTCCCTGGAACTGAATGACCTCAGCGACCTGGAGCTCCTCATAGTCAGAGAAGGTGGAACAGAAAGGTCTGACCGCATAGTGAAGCTGTAA